A genomic segment from Propionibacteriaceae bacterium ZF39 encodes:
- a CDS encoding cation-translocating P-type ATPase yields the protein MSAVTGSQVDEVDIDDHDRPWWRDREVLVPVFSGIAFLTGLICEWSGVETLALVLFWTGLLLGASTFTPGAIRKLVQGQLGISLLMTISAIGAVILGYVEEAAALAFLYSIAEALEDKAMDRARGGLRALLKLVPETATVLTGGASTQIAAKDLEAGQLMLVRPGERIATDGVVRSGRSSLDTSAITGESIPVEVEPGDAVSAGAINTAGALEVEASAAGTDNSLTTIVELVEQAQAEKGDRARLADQIARPLVPGVLILAVLVALIGSLFGDPELWITRALVVLVAASPCALAISVPITVVAAIGAASKFGVVIKSGAIFERFGGIRHVAVDKTGTLTRNQPTVTAVLAVDQIAEEKMLSWAAALEQHSTHPLAAAITTAAGATVAAAGVTELAGHGIQGLIDGAKVTVGSPRWLDPGTLSDQVAALEEQGMTVVIVHRNDQPVGAIGVRDELRAEVPEVMDTLTGQGIGVTMLTGDNARTARALAGQAGITDVRAELRPEDKAAAIAELTGTAPTAMIGDGINDAPALAAADIGIAMGATGSDAAIESADVAFTGHDLRLLPRAFDHARRGRHIINQNIVLSLLIIGVLLPLALIGVLGLAAVVLVHEIAEVIVILNGLRAARTPNTSTV from the coding sequence GTGAGCGCGGTCACGGGGTCGCAGGTGGATGAGGTCGACATCGACGATCATGACCGGCCGTGGTGGCGGGACCGTGAGGTGCTGGTGCCGGTGTTCTCCGGTATCGCGTTCCTGACGGGTCTGATTTGTGAGTGGTCCGGGGTAGAGACGCTCGCGCTGGTGCTGTTTTGGACTGGTCTGCTGCTGGGCGCGTCGACGTTCACCCCCGGCGCGATCCGGAAGCTGGTCCAGGGCCAGCTCGGCATCAGCCTGCTGATGACGATCAGTGCGATCGGCGCGGTGATCCTCGGCTACGTCGAGGAAGCGGCCGCGCTGGCGTTCTTGTACTCCATTGCCGAGGCGCTGGAGGACAAGGCGATGGACCGGGCCCGCGGCGGACTGCGGGCGTTGCTGAAGTTGGTGCCGGAGACCGCGACGGTCCTGACCGGGGGTGCGTCGACGCAGATCGCGGCCAAGGATCTGGAGGCGGGTCAGCTGATGCTGGTGCGTCCGGGTGAGCGGATCGCGACGGACGGGGTCGTGCGGTCCGGGCGTAGCAGCCTGGATACCTCCGCGATCACCGGCGAGTCGATCCCGGTCGAGGTCGAACCCGGCGATGCGGTTTCTGCCGGCGCGATCAACACCGCCGGCGCCCTGGAGGTTGAGGCGAGCGCGGCGGGGACCGACAACTCGCTGACCACGATCGTGGAGCTGGTCGAACAGGCCCAGGCCGAAAAGGGTGACCGGGCCCGGCTCGCGGACCAGATCGCCCGCCCGCTCGTGCCCGGGGTGCTGATCCTCGCCGTCCTGGTCGCCCTGATCGGATCGCTGTTCGGCGACCCGGAGCTCTGGATCACCCGCGCACTGGTGGTGCTGGTGGCCGCCTCGCCGTGCGCATTGGCGATCTCGGTGCCGATCACCGTCGTCGCGGCCATCGGCGCGGCGAGCAAGTTCGGTGTGGTCATCAAATCCGGCGCGATCTTCGAACGCTTCGGCGGCATCCGCCACGTCGCGGTCGACAAGACCGGCACCCTGACCCGCAACCAGCCCACCGTCACCGCCGTCCTGGCCGTCGACCAGATCGCCGAGGAGAAGATGCTCAGCTGGGCCGCCGCGTTGGAACAGCACAGCACCCACCCGCTCGCCGCCGCGATCACCACCGCGGCCGGTGCCACGGTTGCTGCTGCAGGTGTCACCGAGCTGGCCGGGCACGGCATCCAGGGCCTCATCGACGGCGCCAAGGTCACCGTCGGCAGCCCGCGCTGGCTCGACCCCGGCACCCTCAGCGACCAGGTCGCCGCGCTGGAAGAACAGGGCATGACCGTGGTGATCGTGCACCGCAACGACCAGCCGGTCGGCGCGATCGGCGTACGCGACGAGCTACGTGCCGAGGTCCCCGAAGTCATGGACACCCTGACCGGGCAGGGCATCGGGGTCACCATGCTCACCGGCGACAACGCCCGCACCGCCCGGGCGCTTGCCGGCCAGGCCGGGATCACCGACGTGCGGGCCGAGCTGCGCCCCGAGGACAAGGCCGCCGCGATCGCCGAGCTCACCGGCACCGCTCCGACCGCGATGATCGGCGACGGCATCAACGACGCCCCGGCCCTGGCGGCCGCCGACATCGGCATCGCGATGGGCGCGACCGGTTCCGACGCGGCCATCGAATCCGCCGACGTCGCCTTCACCGGACACGATCTGCGGCTCCTCCCCCGCGCGTTCGACCACGCCCGCCGGGGCCGTCACATCATCAACCAAAACATCGTGCTATCACTGCTGATCATCGGAGTGCTCCTGCCACTGGCCCTAATCGGCGTCCTCGGACTGGCCGCGGTGGTCCTGGTCCACGAGATCGCCGAGGTCATCGTCATCCTCAACGGACTACGAGCCGCACGCACCCCCAACACAAGCACCGTCTAG
- a CDS encoding IS3 family transposase (programmed frameshift): MPKKIDPALRERAVRLVTEHQQEYPSLTAAAAAVAKQLGVGTESVRRWVIQAQVDSGEREGLSSEEQAEIKRLKAENRQLREDVAILKAATNFLRGRTRLPQPLIAGFIDQMRAEGYAVESICRVLREQGCQIAARTYRSWKRPAVAARTVTDAHVTDKVRDLAWATNEARGRRLTPEGLYGRRKMTALVRRQPGFTDTSAGSVDRAMTVLGLSGVRRDKGIRTTIPATDGHRAGDLLDRDFTAPRPDHTWVMDFTYVRSWAGFCYVAFVVDVFSQRIVAWHAQSSMHTDLVLTPLRMAIWQRNHDGHPIPSGQLRAHSDAGAQYTSVRYTERLALEGIAPSIGTVGDAYDNALMESVNGLYKAECIRTTVFHSGAYKTLADVEYATAGWVDWYNNRRLHSSLGYISPVDYETAHYATLNREPQPA, translated from the exons ATGCCGAAGAAGATTGATCCTGCCCTGCGTGAGCGGGCGGTGCGTTTGGTCACTGAGCATCAGCAGGAGTACCCGTCGTTGACCGCTGCCGCGGCGGCGGTGGCCAAACAGCTCGGGGTCGGAACGGAGTCAGTGCGTCGCTGGGTGATCCAGGCCCAAGTCGATTCCGGTGAGCGCGAGGGTCTGAGCAGTGAGGAGCAGGCCGAGATCAAGCGGCTGAAAGCCGAGAACCGGCAACTGCGCGAGGATGTCGCGATCCTGAAAGCAGCGACAA ACTTTCTTCGCGGGAGAACTCGACTCCCGCAACCGCTGATCGCCGGATTCATTGACCAGATGAGGGCTGAGGGGTATGCGGTCGAGTCGATCTGCCGGGTCCTGCGCGAGCAGGGCTGCCAGATCGCCGCACGAACCTACCGGTCCTGGAAGAGGCCGGCGGTGGCGGCCCGGACCGTCACCGACGCCCACGTCACCGACAAGGTCCGCGACCTGGCCTGGGCCACCAACGAGGCCAGAGGGCGCCGGCTGACCCCTGAGGGCTTGTACGGCCGGCGGAAGATGACCGCGCTGGTGCGCCGCCAGCCCGGCTTCACCGATACCTCCGCGGGCAGTGTGGATCGGGCCATGACCGTCCTGGGGCTGTCCGGGGTGCGCCGCGACAAGGGGATCCGCACCACGATCCCGGCCACCGATGGCCACCGGGCCGGGGATCTGCTGGACCGCGACTTCACCGCCCCACGACCCGATCACACCTGGGTGATGGACTTTACCTACGTCCGCAGCTGGGCGGGATTCTGCTACGTCGCGTTCGTGGTCGATGTGTTCTCCCAGCGGATCGTGGCCTGGCATGCCCAATCCAGCATGCACACCGATCTGGTCCTGACTCCGTTGCGGATGGCGATCTGGCAACGCAACCACGACGGCCACCCGATCCCCTCAGGGCAACTCCGGGCGCACTCCGATGCCGGCGCCCAATATACGTCGGTGCGCTACACCGAGCGGCTTGCGCTGGAGGGGATCGCGCCTTCCATTGGCACCGTCGGCGATGCCTATGACAATGCGCTGATGGAATCGGTGAACGGGTTGTACAAGGCCGAGTGCATCCGCACCACGGTCTTCCATTCCGGTGCCTACAAGACCCTTGCCGATGTGGAATACGCCACCGCCGGCTGGGTCGATTGGTATAACAACCGCCGCCTGCATTCCAGCCTGGGATACATTTCCCCGGTGGACTACGAGACCGCCCACTACGCGACTCTCAACCGAGAGCCGCAACCCGCATAG
- a CDS encoding metalloregulator ArsR/SmtB family transcription factor, translated as MLTIVSRLDVMNRLGRAMADPTRSRILMMLLEGPSYPAVLARELELTRSNVSNHLTCLRDCGIVVAEPEGRQTRYEIADPHLAAGLNALIDVTLAVDEDAPCMDPACSIPGCCETGAGA; from the coding sequence ATGCTGACTATTGTTTCGCGGTTGGATGTGATGAACCGGCTGGGTCGGGCGATGGCGGACCCAACGCGTTCGCGGATTTTGATGATGCTGCTGGAGGGCCCGAGCTATCCGGCGGTGCTGGCTCGGGAGCTGGAGTTGACACGCTCGAATGTGTCGAACCATCTGACCTGCTTGCGTGATTGCGGGATCGTGGTGGCCGAGCCGGAAGGCCGGCAGACCCGGTACGAGATCGCTGATCCGCATCTGGCTGCGGGGTTGAACGCGCTGATCGACGTCACGCTCGCGGTCGATGAGGATGCGCCGTGCATGGACCCCGCCTGCTCGATCCCGGGCTGCTGTGAGACCGGAGCGGGAGCGTGA